In Tolypothrix sp. NIES-4075, the following proteins share a genomic window:
- a CDS encoding NAD(P) transhydrogenase subunit alpha, with protein MTEALIAALFVFVLASFTGFEIINKIPPTLHTPLMSGSNAISGIAVLGAIVASGARETNLSVILGLIAVVLAMVNVVGGFLVTDRMLQMFKKKANG; from the coding sequence ATGACAGAAGCATTAATTGCAGCTTTATTTGTATTTGTTCTCGCATCATTTACCGGGTTTGAAATCATCAACAAAATACCGCCAACGCTACACACACCCTTAATGTCAGGCTCAAATGCTATTTCGGGAATTGCGGTACTTGGGGCAATTGTTGCAAGTGGTGCGAGAGAGACGAATCTTTCGGTAATTCTCGGTTTGATTGCTGTGGTATTGGCAATGGTTAACGTGGTGGGTGGTTTCCTCGTCACAGATCGCATGTTGCAAATGTTCAAGAAAAAGGCAAATGGATAG
- a CDS encoding Re/Si-specific NAD(P)(+) transhydrogenase subunit alpha, producing MKIAVAKEIEVCERRVALIPDTVARLVKQGLEVWVEAGAGERAFFADSAYEAAGAKIIADTASLWSQADILLKVSPPQEREDGRSEIDLLKEGSVLISFLNPLGNPVVAQQLANHKVTALSMEMIPRTTRAQSMDALSSQASIAGYKAVLIGAAALPKYFPMLTTAAGTIAPAKVFIMGAGVAGLQAIATARRLGSVVEAFDIRPAVKEEVQSLGAKFVEVKLEEETVAAGGYAKEISEASKQRTQEVVTEHVKNADIVITTAQVPGRKAPLLVTEEMVAQMKPGSVIVDIAAEQGGNCACTDPGKDIVWNGITIIGPINLPSSMPVHASQLYAKNVTSLMQLLIKDKALQVNFADDIVDAACITHAGEIRNSRVRDALQSFSTQPAVS from the coding sequence ATGAAAATAGCGGTTGCTAAAGAAATAGAAGTTTGTGAACGTCGTGTAGCATTAATTCCCGATACCGTAGCCCGATTGGTAAAACAAGGTTTGGAAGTATGGGTAGAAGCGGGTGCGGGTGAGCGAGCATTTTTCGCTGATAGTGCTTATGAAGCAGCAGGAGCGAAAATTATCGCGGATACTGCTTCATTATGGAGCCAAGCAGATATTTTGCTCAAGGTAAGTCCACCACAAGAGCGAGAAGATGGACGTTCAGAAATTGATTTACTCAAGGAAGGATCTGTATTAATCAGTTTCCTCAATCCCTTGGGAAATCCCGTAGTGGCACAGCAACTGGCAAATCACAAAGTAACGGCTCTGAGTATGGAGATGATCCCCCGTACCACCAGGGCACAAAGCATGGATGCTTTGTCCTCGCAAGCGTCAATCGCGGGTTATAAAGCCGTATTGATTGGTGCAGCAGCTTTACCCAAATACTTCCCAATGCTGACGACAGCCGCCGGTACGATCGCACCCGCGAAAGTATTTATTATGGGGGCTGGTGTAGCCGGATTGCAAGCGATCGCCACCGCTAGACGTTTGGGATCTGTTGTCGAAGCATTTGATATTCGTCCCGCTGTTAAAGAAGAAGTGCAAAGCTTGGGAGCGAAATTCGTCGAAGTCAAACTCGAAGAAGAAACTGTTGCCGCTGGTGGTTACGCTAAAGAAATTTCTGAAGCTAGCAAACAGCGCACCCAAGAAGTTGTCACCGAACACGTCAAAAACGCCGATATCGTCATTACTACCGCTCAAGTTCCAGGGAGAAAAGCACCGCTACTGGTAACTGAAGAAATGGTAGCGCAAATGAAACCAGGTTCAGTAATTGTTGATATCGCTGCCGAACAAGGTGGAAACTGCGCTTGTACTGATCCCGGCAAAGATATTGTCTGGAATGGCATTACCATCATTGGTCCGATTAATTTACCATCATCAATGCCTGTCCACGCCAGCCAATTGTATGCCAAGAATGTCACATCTTTGATGCAATTGCTGATTAAGGACAAAGCATTACAGGTGAACTTTGCTGACGACATTGTTGATGCTGCTTGTATTACCCACGCTGGGGAAATTCGTAACTCACGGGTGCGAGATGCGCTACAAAGTTTCAGTACTCAACCAGCAGTTAGTTAG